DNA sequence from the Cataglyphis hispanica isolate Lineage 1 chromosome 12, ULB_Chis1_1.0, whole genome shotgun sequence genome:
TCGTCGCGCGTTATCCCCTTCGTCTTTGTATCCTTAAATCGTCGAATTAAATTCGTCCCTGTTCTACGCATTTCTTATCCGCGTACGCCCGTCCGTCCTCTCGCCGCATTCCGATGCTCCTCAAACGCGGCGACCGGCTGCGAATTCACACGCGCATTTTCTTCCAATTCGATCGAGTTCGCCTCTCGAGCGCACGAATTTCCTCGTTTCagcaaaattttgacaattaactTTCCTCTCCACCTTTGACATTTGCGATTACGCTACAGTGTCGATTGTCTCGTCGAGTTCGCGTTCAACACGCGCACTTGATAGCATgagtaaattttatcaagagatgggcgatttttatattttgtcgcaattattttctcactTGCCTATCGCGTGCGTATTTCTCATTATCGTATgcaatttgacaaaatatgaCACTAATAAGATATCATGAGAAGCCTTTTTTTTgctctattaaaatttatacagtttGTTATGCCATGACTCCAAGAATACTGACACAAGTTTCATTTTATTCTGTGTAATATTACAAAGCTTggatctctttatttttacatttaaaatagtaCTCTCTTACTTGTACAATGTATCATTTAGTTGGATAAgaaacatgaaaataaaatgtacttaaaaaatacttgataGTTTCTGAGTACAAAATAAGATCTGAACaccgtataaaaattaagaaatattcccATCTGCTTGCTTTTAGGCATAACACTTTCACAATGTCCACTGACAACTTCTAAACTTGTTTAATGACAACTTCTAGATAGTATTAAgatttacatatatgaaagattttgtgattttatataaactatataatgcatatataagtTACACGAGTTTTTAGATGCATTGAAAAAGAGGGCTTATAAAGCAAATGTATCACAAActacaaattgaaattgatttatattcttgtataatataaaaatgtctgtgtttatataaacatgcatattttgatttatcaacTGTATAATTTAATGGTTAGCTTCTATACTAATAATCTTCACGAtacattgtttattttacttaGGTAAAGCAacataaaatatctgtaaCTTAAAGTATGCAATGTTAACTTAATTTACTTTAGTTTTatgtattcttaatattatagtaatatgtttatttgattatattttattatatgggCTAAAGATAATGTAGAAAGATTAAGCTCCAATGTtaacagatttattttgtttcggacaaagatttgtaaaatattttttgtctataGATCAAAattcatgaataataaaaatataattaagttacATTTGTTGCAGGACACCCACAAGTGATAAAAGTAGTGCAAAGTACACCTAATAAAACACTAGGTAGTATTGTTAGCACAACAAATGCAGGTGGCCTTAAAGTGTTTAAAACTCCTAATCAAGACTCACAGGTACTTAccttaattttataactcaTTTACAATTATAGTATTAGTTTAATGTGCAAAggttatatattgtaatgtatTCAATAGGGAGTGCctcattaaattgtatatattatatatttaaaagtaattttttttaaattctaatatctCTCTTAGTGTAATAGAATATTCGCAATTAGATTTTCATAACTATTACATAtactattacatatatttttataatattatgcacacacacacacacacacacacacatatatatatatatatatatatatatacatatatgttgtaACTAGGTTTTGACATCAAATGCACAAGTTCTTAGGACTATCAGTTTGCAGAGTCCATCTACACCAGGTCAgagtaagtatattttatttaaaaaataagcttttttttatacaattatatgcaACAATATTGTACAGAAATTTCTTTACAGGATTAGTAACAATACCTTTGCAAAATACTAAAGTGACAACATCAAAAGCAGGAGAAACTATGATGACCAAGACTATACAGTTAACTTCTGCACAAATGgtaggaatatttttttaacaaaatgtgttttaaCAAAACATGTTTCAACAAAAGAATTGTATTTTATggtaaacaatttaaatatataaatgctttttttttttagagcgACATAAAACAGGCTATTGTATCccaacaacagcagcaacaacagcaacagcaatCTAATTCTTCACAACTTGTGAAGGATGCCACTGGGAAAACCTTTATCAGTCCAATACTGGATCACAGTGGATCTAGGAAGAGGCAAGATGTTGAAAGTGGCGACTTTGTGCCTgagtaatataatgtttttattaagtatactttaattatatagaaaataaggaCGAGCTTTGTTTCTCCCAAACTTTACGATATACTTTGTTCAATCTAATCATACTGAGCTACCTCTGACTGAGATGTCTCAATTTATATCATCTTTATGTATTGTAGTAAACGGAGAAAAACGGAAAAAGTTGGTAAAGGATTAAGACATTTCTCAATGAAAGTCTGTGAGAAGGTAAAAAAGAAAGGTACAACTTCTTATAATGAAGTTGCAGATGAATTGGTCGGCGAATTCACTAATCCTGCTCACATGAATTCCCTGACAGATCAGGTATTTATctcatataatatctatatgttgtataaaaaaataattgttttctatgtatatatatttattagattttcattctcattaaaatttatatttgatatgtcACACTTTTTTCAGCAATACGATCAGAAAAATATCAGAAGACGCGTATACGACGCTTTGAATGTATTAATGgcaatgaatattatttccaaagagaaaaaggaaattagGTGGCTTGGCCTACCAACTAATTCATTACAAGAATGTGTAGCATTAGAAAaggataagaagaaaaaaattgagagaatTAAGGCTAAAACGCAGCAATTACATCAGCTTATTCTCTCTCACAtttcttttaagaatttaGTTGAACGTAATCGTTTGCACGAGAGTCTCCGTGGGCCGCCGAAACCTAATTCTGCCATACAGCTGCCATTCCTCATTGTGAATACCAGTAAAAAGACTGTCATAGACTGCAGCATTTCAAATGACAAGTATGTTGCAATATAATTGTGaacaacataataattattgaatatatataacataaagagagaagagttaaaataatctctttcaattttttttcttacagaaCTGAGTAcctgtttaattttaatgataagttTGAAATTCATGATGATATTGAGGTTCTAAAGCAAATGGGTCTAGCTtttggtaaaatatattattgattctttttatactATAAGGATTTGTACACACATAATACAAATACTGTTTTAccttttactaatatatattacgtaatgtaaaatattgttttaggACTAGAAAAAGGGGAATGCActgaagaaaatttacaaaaggCAAAATTAATGGTTCCGAAATCACtcgaaaaatatgtagaaCGTATGTCacctattttatatatatatatatgtgtatatatatatatatttaagtttcaaTTCATATTCTCATTTGAAACTAACGATTGCATTGCAGAGTTGGCTTCAGGAGATCTAGAAAAGTTTATTCCAGTAAGTATTCCTGGTCCAAGTACGTCGATGGAGGATATAGACATCAAATTGGAAGGTTCTCGACCACCGTCGTCCTCGCATACTTCATTGTCAGAAGATCCTTTATCACCACCGTCGCAGTACTATTCGGAAGAGGAGGATGATGACGAAGAAAGCGATCAGGACGATCAAGCTGATAGTGATCTGGAAGTTAACTAGCACCccgaataacttttaaacggcTAGACTCAGGGTttgtatatttactatataaacCCCATATAAACCTATATAAACCtactatacttatataaatatatatatatatatatatatatattgtatattatatttaagtctaactttatatatatagcaattatTCTTtcagtatatattaataattaatgtatttggAAATGAATATGAGAAAATGATCAAGATAAAATGGAaacaattttgcttttaaattttaggatACTCGCCACTATCATCAGCAATgtcaacattaataatatcgccGCTGTTGCCAATATTATCTTCACCCCGGTCGCCAATTTTTAACACACATCGAACAAGGATAGAGGAATTAATTGTTGCGAGTGGAAAGTAAATCAGTTGAAGTAAATGAAAATGGTTAAAGGAAATATGTTGATTGGGGCCAAGGAGAGAACGTAGCAATTAATTGGCAAATCTATAAGTGGCTCTTTTTTCgtatcaaacaataaaatagttCGATGCACGCGCATGGAATGATCCGAGTAGATGCAGAATGACTGAAATAATGGGGTGCTATATTTTAACTGTGCATCGTCATACAAGTTTATATAACTCTAGCgtctatgtattataaaatataatcttacagtatcaatattattatatgtacaagaCATATTGACCAGTACTCATTTTCTTATGgcacatttataataacatttgtcTGTGGTACGCAGTAAAATGACGTATGATAGATGCAGGCACACATCTGActcgaattaaaaatacaaataaattgtaataatgttataatatgaaGTTTGTAGTTTGTGGTTAGTCTTTCGAGAAGAAAGGATATGTATTAACACACTATGTAAGAGTTTGCAGTAGTTTTATACAGCAAActtaaaaatgaaacatttttcatatctctattatatatatatataaatataaacgtgATAAATTTGATGGCTGCATTCAGCagagaaaaataactttacaACTGTTGCATGATTTTTTTACCTTAAGTATGCTTTTGTTTTTgccaatatattaaaaaatattggtgataattatcaatcttgttatatatagtttataaatattttaatactatttgTAATATGGAATATGTAAAGCTAGCactatcaattaaattaaacacagCACTAAAAAGTCAGCAAATTGTACAATCAgctataaattgataaaaaagcttttagtaaatctttttatttattaatatattatattaaaatattatttaatctaatactATATTTCTGCTGAATGTAAGTGATAACATATGGttgattacataatatttcacaTGGATTTATGAGAACCAGAAATTTTCTGCTTTAATGCTAAGTTAATTACAGTCTGCAAAAGCAATGCATAGTTCATTTCTATAGGAACGCTTTACTccaaatcatcatcatcgaatAAGTCATCAAAATctgaaattaaacaattatttcaataaactaACCGTATATTCTGTTAACttggattattatttataaaattagaatgttCTCCTTCATCTaatgaat
Encoded proteins:
- the LOC126853459 gene encoding transcription factor Dp-1 — protein: MTQQNKTMNFLIHDANGHPQVIKVVQSTPNKTLGSIVSTTNAGGLKVFKTPNQDSQVLTSNAQVLRTISLQSPSTPGQRLVTIPLQNTKVTTSKAGETMMTKTIQLTSAQMSDIKQAIVSQQQQQQQQQQSNSSQLVKDATGKTFISPILDHSGSRKRQDVESGDFVPDKRRKTEKVGKGLRHFSMKVCEKVKKKGTTSYNEVADELVGEFTNPAHMNSLTDQQYDQKNIRRRVYDALNVLMAMNIISKEKKEIRWLGLPTNSLQECVALEKDKKKKIERIKAKTQQLHQLILSHISFKNLVERNRLHESLRGPPKPNSAIQLPFLIVNTSKKTVIDCSISNDKTEYLFNFNDKFEIHDDIEVLKQMGLAFGLEKGECTEENLQKAKLMVPKSLEKYVEQLASGDLEKFIPVSIPGPSTSMEDIDIKLEGSRPPSSSHTSLSEDPLSPPSQYYSEEEDDDEESDQDDQADSDLEVN